In a single window of the Arachis hypogaea cultivar Tifrunner chromosome 6, arahy.Tifrunner.gnm2.J5K5, whole genome shotgun sequence genome:
- the LOC112695431 gene encoding uncharacterized protein, whose product MEASSLNIKIHNHARSNSLPSKPHPIILQCDEYLAILGGGGASSDSTTTSSASLLTQKLSILLDLHNCVQNLVQLPLTQEALVHQRREKWVDELLEGSLMLLDACTTTKDALLHTKECSRELQSIIRRRRQGQVELTIEVKKFLTSRKVVRKSIFKALENLKGHNANKCNPSMINKEYQTVNLLKEIQVTSFAIFESLLNFISGSTQSKRGGWLLVSKLMNKKRMLSNTEDNNEFAKVDDALQFFAFNMGNIDDLQNKLLRLGSCIQDLEEGLESLFRRLIKIRVALLNILNH is encoded by the coding sequence ATGGAAGCCTCCTCATTGAACATCAAAATTCATAACCATGCTCGTTCTAATAGTTTGCCTTCTAAGCCACACCCTATTATTCTACAATGCGATGAATACTTAGCTATATTAGGGGGAGGTGGTGCTTCTTCTGATTCCACCACTACCTCCTCTGCTTCATTGCTCACCCAAAAACTAAGTATCCTTCTTGATTTGCACAATTGTGTCCAAAATTTGGTTCAACTACCTCTAACACAAGAAGCATTAGTCCACCAACGCCGCGAAAAATGGGTGGATGAACTCTTGGAAGGTTCCTTGATGCTTCTAGATGCTTGCACAACAACAAAAGATGCTCTACTTCACACCAAAGAGTGCAGCCGCGAGCTTCAATCGATAATCCGGCGAAGAAGGCAAGGCCAAGTTGAGCTAACAATAGAGGTTAAAAAATTCTTGACATCAAGGAAAGTGGTGAGAAAATCAATCTTCAAAGCCTTGGAAAATTTAAAGGGTCATAATGCAAATAAATGCAACCCTTCTATGATCAACAAAGAATATCAAACAGTTAACTTGTTGAAAGAAATTCAAGTTACTAGTTTTGCCATATTCGAGTCCCTTTTGAACTTTATTTCTGGATCTACACAATCGAAACGTGGCGGTTGGCTGTTGGTTTCGAAGCtgatgaacaagaaaaggatGTTATCCAACACAGAGGACAATAATGAATTTGCAAAAGTGGATGATGCATTGCAGTTCTTTGCATTCAATATGGGAAACATCGATGActtgcagaacaagttactaagATTGGGGTCATGCATTCAAGATCTTGAAGAAGGACTTGAGTCATTGTTTAGGCGCTTAATCAAAATCAGAGTTGCCCTTCTCAACATTCTTAATCACTAG
- the LOC112695433 gene encoding small ribosomal subunit protein eS25y encodes MAPKKDKAPPPSSKPAKSGGGKQKKKKWSKGKQKEKVNNQVLFDQGTYDKLLSEAPKFKLITPSILSDRLRINGSLARRAIRELMARGSIRLVSAHASQQIYTRATNT; translated from the exons ATG GCTCCAAAGAAGGATAAGGCTCCTCCACCATCTTCCAAGCCCGCCAAATCTGGTGGTggcaagcaaaagaagaag AAGTGGAGCAAGGGAAAGCAAAAGGAAAAGGTGAACAACCAGGTGCTGTTTGATCAGGGTACTTATGACAAGCTCCTCTCTGAAGCTCCCAAATTCAAGCTCATCACTCCTTCCATTCTCTCTGATCGTTTGAGG ATTAATGGATCGCTTGCAAGGAGGGCTATAAGAGAGTTGATGGCTAGAGGTTCGATTAGACTGGTCTCTGCCCACGCAAGTCAGCAGATTTACACAAGAGCAACAAACACCTAG